In Alkalihalobacillus sp. AL-G, the genomic stretch CTGTTGACAGTTAAGCCAGCAAAGGATGAAGGGCTCGGAGCGCTATTCCGCAATGCAACAGGGATGACGACATTGACGATTTATCCAGTCTATCTATTTGTTGCAATACTTTTCCTGTCGCTCGTCGAGGATAAAGTCATCTTGCCGATCATTCTATTCATAGCTGTTACAGTAGGTTGTTACCTTTTTTTTAAAAAGAAAACGGTGAGATGGTTCAATGGCATTACGGGCGACGTGTTAGGTGCTTCTGTTGAAGGGGTTGAATTGATGTTATGGATGACATTGTGGTTATTGCATTATTTCGCCATGGGGTAACGAAGGACAATGAACAAAAAGCCTATTGTGGTTGGACAGACACTCCATTAAGCCAGGCTGGGCGACATCGAATCCAATCGATGCAGCAAAACTATCATCTCTATTTCTCTAGTGACTTGACAAGGTGTACCCAAACTTCGAATTTGCTGTTTCCTGAACGAACACCGATCCCATTGACTGAACTGAGGGAGATGCATTTCGGTCAATGGGAGGGGAAGACGTTTTCAGAATTGAAAAATGTACCGGCATATCAGGACTGGATCTCAAACCCTTCAGGCTGTTCACCACCAGAAGGTGAGCGTTTTGATCAGTTTACAGATCGACTTCATATAGGATGGTCAAAAATCATCGGCCAGCTGCTACACGATCAGGTTAGATGTGCTGCTGTGGTAACCCATGGTGGAGTAATCCGGTATTTGCTATCACAGTTTGCACCTGTACAAAAAGCATTTTGGGAATGGTACGTTCCACATGATAAAGCCTATGAGTTCATTTTTGATAAAGACGCATTAAGGAGGGGAGAACGATGCACTTTGTTACAGGAGGTGCCTTTAACGGTAAACGTAAATGGGTAATCAGAACTTATCAGCTCGCAGACCAAGAGAACGTGAACTGGATTTCAGCATATAGTGATCAATCCCTTCTGAATGACTTGTACACCGTCAAGGAATCGTATATCGTCCTCGAAGGAATTGAAAAATGGATCAAGGAGATGACTGTCCAACATCCGACCCATGAATGCAGAGATATTTGGAACGAAACGTTAAATGGTTGGCTGGGGTGGGAACAAGCCGCTAAACAACGAACCCTCATTCTCATAGGAACCGACATAACGAAAGGCATTGTTCCTTTAGAGGAACAAAACCGGATTTGGCGTGATGTAACAGGATGGTGTTATCAAGATACATCTTTAAAATCAACACGAATAGATATCATTTGGTACGGTATCAACCAAAAAATAAAGTGAGGGGAAAAACAAATGAGAATTTATACACGTACAGGCGATAAAGGTCAAACGAGTTTGATCGGTGGAAGAGTGGATAAGGATGATGTTCGCGTAGAAGCATATGGGACTGTAGATGAAGTTAACTGCTTTGTCGGACAGGCAATGACTGAATTGGACCCTGTTCAGTTTGAAGATGTACTGGACGATCTTGAAAAAATCCAGCACGAACTGTTTGATTGCGGCGGCGATTTATCCAACGTATCCAAAAAGCGTGCTATGAAATTGACATCAGAATCCATCGCATATTTAGAGAAGAAAATCGATCGTTTTATTGAAGAGGCACCTGAACTTGAGCGATTCATTTTACCTGGGGGGACAAAACCGGCTTCATCCATCCATATTGCCCGGACGGTAACGAGAAGAGCAGAACGTTTTGTCGTACGGCTTATGAAAACGGATGAGAATGTACCAGAAGTACCCTTGAAATACTTGAACCGACTATCCGATTATTTTTTCGCACTTGGCAGAGTCATCAACTACCGTCTGAATGTGAAAGACGTCGAATATATCCGCAGTGCAAAGGTGTTCCGTGGTGGAAAACGGAAGGAAGATACGACTGATGAACAGTAAGAAGCTCAGCTGGTTGGCAATGTTCATGGCGATGTCAGCGGCTGGGGCATCGTTAAAAATACCTGCAATTGTCGGAAGTGTCGCGTTAGACTCATTTCCGGCTTTAGTCGCTGCGATATTATTAGGATTGGGCCCTGGTATCATCGTTGCAGGTTTCGGGCATCTACTCTCAGCATTGATCGGTGGAATGCCATTAGGACCATTTCATCTCATTATCGCGATTGAAATGGCACTTCTTGTTTGGTTATTCGGGATGTTGTATCAAAAAGGAAAATGGCTTTCAGCTAGCGTGTCATTTATCTTAGGTAACGCCTTTGCAGCACCATTACCCTTTTTCTTCCTGATGGGACAGCCTTTTTATACAGCGATTGTCTCTTCCTTATTGATTGGTTCCATTTTGAATACAGGATTAGCTATTTTAGCGATTCCACGTCTTCAGTCGATTTTTTTTGGTAACCTACGAAAAAAAGAAGTAAGAAGATGAGGAATACGACAATACTGCCATTGAACAGCGAGGAATCTTTGATCATCGCTAGTGATAATAGTGGTGCGATAGGCGAGAAGGAGCAGGACGAAGTGAATGTACCTTATGAAACCATCGCCTATTATGCGTTCCGAGTGGCTGTAATGGAATGTATGGCCGCAGGGGGAGACCCTTTCGCAGTAATCCTACATAACTTCTGCGGAAATGGATCCTGGAATAAACTTGTTTCAGGGGTAAAGAAAGGTTTGTCTGAGTTAGAGATAGATAAGGTAAAGGTTACCGGTAGTACAGAAAGCAATTTCAACTTGGCTCAATCTGCTATTGGGGTGATCGTTTTAGGAAAAAGCAGTACGCGAGAATGTCAACATATTCAGTTCCCAATAGATACTAAATTCGCCGTTCTTGGAAGACCATTGGTTGGAGATGAGGTGATGACAGAAACGGATCAGGTTATTCCACTTTCAATCATGAAATCCATTTTTAAAATGGAAAATACTACGGCATGGCCTGTCGGATCAAAAGGAATTCTATATGAACTTATCAAAATGAACCGAGTCCGCAACTTAAGTGAAACTTCCATTCAAACCGACGTAGATGTACTGAAGTCAGCTGGTCCATCAACTTGTGTAATCGTAGGCTTTCGAGAAGTTGAAGAACAAAATTTGCGGGCAATGACAGGAGAATTGTATCACCCATTAACCATAAAAATGGAGGAATAAGAACTAGCAGGGAAAAATGTGAATAGTATGTAATAAGCTTCAAATAATAAGCTTATTCATGGGGTTGTTCAAAAAGTCCAGCATCCTTTTCGAACACTCAATATAAGGAGATAGGGACATTATGAAAAACAGCCTACTTTCAGATCAGACTATGTTTTTTCGGAATTTAACCTATACTCATTTAACCTTCAATGAAGTGATCGATCATATCAAAACATTCATGAACAAAGAACCTTTGGGAAACTACAGATTGATGATCGGGACGGACTCCCACGTCTACTCCTTGGAAACGGTTTTTATCACAGGGATCGTCATTCAACGGATGGGACGAGGCGCTTGGGCATGTTTTCGAAAAATGAAATATCCGCTTCCGATTGAGAATTTACACCAAAAAATTTCTTTAGAAACCGCTTTGACAGAACAAGTCGCCAGTTTATTCGATGAATCCATTAAAACCGATCTCATAAATATTGTTCTTCCCCATGTTTATAAGGGTGCGAGCTTTACAGTAGAAGGTCATCTTGATATTGGAAAAGAAAAGCGTAACAAAACAAGAGAATTTGTTGCGGAAATGGTCGCTCGCATCGAAGCCCATGGAATTGAAGCGAAAATCAAGCCAGATTCGATCGCTGCTTCAAGCTATGCCAACCGATATACGAAGTGACGATGGATAACAATGACAATGTTAGAAAAACGCCAAAAACGCTCGGGTAATTCCAGCGTTTTTATTAATGCCTTTTTTTCTTTGAGACGCAAAATATAGTCAAGCATGAATCAGATCGACTAAAATCAGATTCATCTTCAAATTTCATGAGCTTCCTGTTCTCGCGCTAACCTCAAAATCAAATATCCTATTCATGAGTCAAGTTATTTGTGCGAATTGCTAATTTGTCATGTATATCTTTTTACTTGTCGACAAAAATTATTAGGTGAGAATTAAAGTTTACAATTAATAATTGAGGGGAGAAAGTTGCCATTGAATGTTTCTCAAAAACTCATTAAAGACCACTTAGTATCAGGTGAAATGATACCCGGTCAGGAAATCGGTCTGAAAATCGACCAAACACTTACTCAGGATGCAACCGGTACGATGGTGATGCTTGAACTTGAAGCGATGAAGCTCGATCGTGCCAAAACGGAAGCCTCTGCCCAATACGTAGACCATAACATCATCCAAGAGGATAGCAAAAACCCTGATGACCATTTATTTTTACAAAGTGCGACAAGGAGATTCGGTTTGTATTTCAGCCGTCCCGGAAACGGAGTCAGCCACCCGGTACATATGCAGCGATTAGCCAAACCAGGAAAAACCTTGCTCGGTTCGGACAGTCATACGTGTGCCAATGGGTGTATGGGTATGCTAGCGATGGGAGCAGGCGGAATTGATGTCGCGATGGCTATAGCAGGAGAACCCTTTTACGTAAAAATGCCGAAAGTCTGGGGGATCAAGTTAACTGGAGAACTCCAAGATTGGGTGAGTGCGAAAGACGTTATTTTTGAATTACTTCGACGACATGATGTAAAAGGCGGAGTTGGGAGAATCATCGAATATTATGGTCCTGGACTCAAGAATTTAAGTGCCATGGACCGTCATGTCATTGCGAACATGGGTGCAGAACTCGGAGCAACAGGAACTGTGTTTCCGTCGGATGATGAAATCAAACAATTTTTAAAAAGCCAAAATCGAGAAAATGATTGGATAGAATTGGTTGCTGATGAAGGTGCAGAATATGATTTGCATGAAGAAATCAATCTTTCTGAAATTGAACCACTGATTGCGAAACCTTCTAGTCCTGGGAATGTTGTTCCTGTTAAAGAAATTGCTGGAGAGCAGATCTACCAATCCTATGTCGGGTCATCAGCAAACCCAGGTTACAGAGATTTCGCAATTCCCGCTGAAATCGTTAAAGGAAGAAAGATTGCAGATGGCATTTCTTTTGACATCAATCCTACTTCACGGCAAATGTTGATGGATCTTGTGAACGATGGGCATATCGCAAGTTTACTATCTGCAGGTGCTCGATTACATCAAGCTGGTTGTAATGGCTGTATCGGAATGGGACAAGCGCCAGCTACTGGCCGTAATAGCTTAAGGACGACTCCACGTAATTTTCCTGGTCGATCAGGGACTAGGGAAGATAGTGTCTTTTTATGTAGCCCGGAAACCGCAGCGGCTTCTGCATTAACAGGTAAGATTACCGATCCTAGAACACTCGGTTTTGACTATCCAAAAATTAAAGAACCTGAGAAGCCGACGATCGACGATGAAATGCTCGATAACCCGCTTCCGCCAGAAGAGGCACAGAAAGTTGAGCTTATCAAAGGACCAAATATTGCATCTATTCCAGACATGAACCGTCTTCCAGATGAATTAGAAATTCCCGTTTTATTAAAAATGGGCGATAACATCTCAACAGACGAGATACTAGCTGGAGGTGCACGTGTACTTCCGTATCGAAGTAATCTTCCAGAAATCAGTAAATTCACGTTCGAAATCGTTGATGATTCCTATTATGACCGTGCTATGGAAATTCAAAAGGAAGGACATGCCATAGTTGGAGGCTATAATTATGGTCAAGGTTCCAGTCGTGAACACGCTGCACTTGCACCAAGATATCTCGGTTTACGTGTCGCCCTGGTCAAGGATTTCGCGCGTATACACTGGCAAAACCTCGTTAACTTTGGTGTGTTGCCACTTACATTCAGTCAAGAAGCGGATTATGAACAACTGGTTCAGGGTGACGTCATTCAATTAAGCGATTTAAGAAAACAAATTAAAAACGGAAAAGAACTCACTGTTACGGTAAAGGGTACAAACAAAGAAATTAAAGTTACTCACGCATTATCAGAACGTCAGGTTGAAATCATGCTAGAAGGCGGACTGATCAATTGGGTGAAGGACCGTCAAGGATAATTCGTTCATGTTAAAGGAGGATATCAACCATGGTTGACCGTAATCACATTTGTAAAGCTTGTGATGGAACTGGCTTACTTGCTGATGATGAAAACTGGCAATACGGTTGTACCGTTTGCGGGGGAGACGGAATTTTCACTTCCGGAGAAAGCCCTGAACCAGCTAAACCGTTTGAAGTTGATGAGAACAATCGAACAATGGAATAAAAGCAAAATTCAAGTTAACCGTAGTCGATTGCTGATCATTTTGTGACGAAACCGATTAAACCAGCTCTTTCCATTGGTGCTGGTTTTTTCTGTCCTTTTTAATCGAAGCCAGCAGGAATAACCCATTCGTTCATAGAAAGGTAATTAACTATACCCAACTATAGAGCTGACTTGATGGCAATTAATTTAATAACTTTCTATGATGGGGGAGAATTCGTTGTCTGATCTAATATCTGAATTAGAAATGCTGATTTCTACTGTGCCCGAAAATGTTTTGTCCTTAACAGATGTAGATTACAAGCCTAAACCGACAAAATGGTCTAGGAAAGAGATTCTAGGTCATTTATGTGATTCTGCTAGTGTGAACTACAGAAGATTCGTTGAAATGCTCATTTCAACTGAAGTAATTGAAATTGTGGGCTACCAACAGGAATTATGGGTTCAGGCAAATAACTACCAGGACGGGTACTCGATTGAAGAAACTGTAGACGTCTGGACATCATTAAACAGACAAATACTTAAACTTTTAACCGATTTAAACGAAGAACAATGGAGCTTAAAGTGCCTGACAAAAGATGAAGGATTAGTTACACTCGATTGGTTAGTAGATGACTATCTTGAGCATACGCATCATCACCTTGACCAAATATTCGCGGATAATAATATTCAAGCAAACCTGTAAACAACAACATTATTCTCATTAAAATGCCGCTAGCAATGCAAGCGGCATTTTGTATTTTAGTTCACTTGTAACTTGAATGAAATTAGCCGAAACTAATAGGAAGAGTGGTAATCAAAAAGTTAATAAAAATTTAAGGACTTTTTTATATACTGTTTAGACTAAAAGTGCATGATTAAAGAACAAACTATTTTTTTGAAGGTGAAGTTCATGTCTATCCGCAAACGACTTTTTATATCTAATACAGTCATGGTTGTTATGCCGGTCATAATCCTAATTGTACTGGTCTTCCTGGTAGGCGTCATATTCAGCGACTATAGGGGTTTCAATGATTTTCACAATGGTTGGCAAGATGGATCGCAGGAAACAGATGAATTAGATGATCAACTGTTCGATCAACTTATCAAAACGACTTCAATTGACCAAGAAAAATTATTTGATGATCAATACCTTAGGTCGATAGAACAACAAATAAATATCGAAAATGGCGGTATCATCATTCGTAAAGAAGAGAAATTATTGTATGCATCAGACAGGATAGATAGCCTATCCAGTAAGGACCTTCCACCATTCGGCAATGAAGGTTATGACCCTGTGGCATGGTTTGGACAAAATCAATATTCAGTGAAACAACATGACTTTTACTTCCGGGATGGTTCAGTTGGATCTATTTTTCTCTTAAATGAAGCCGGATCGTTCATTCAGTTTGCAAGATCCTTCTTTCCGTTGCTCTTCATAGGGTTACTGCTAATTTTAGTGCTTACAAATGTATTGTTATCTTATTTAATGTCAAAAAGCATATTAAAACCGGTGGATAAGTTATCGGATGCAGCAGCTAAAATCAGCGAAGGGAACCTTGATTTCACGATCCATGCATCAGGGAAAGACGAGTTGTCTAGGCTTGTCAATTCATTCGATGATATGCGGGCAAGACTGAAAACTTCTTTGGAGCTGAGAGAGCAATATGAAATGAATCGAAAAGAACTGATCGCGAATATTTCGCATGATTTAAAAACCCCGATCACCTCGATTCGAGGATATGTTGAAGGGATAAAGGATGGGGTCGCAAATACAGTGGAAAAGTACGACCGATATCTGAATACGATCCAAGCAAAAGCTCAACACATGGATCATATGATTGATGAATTATTCCTTTACTCAAAATTGGACCTGAAAAGAGTTCCTTTTCATTTTGAAGAAGTAGATATAAAGGCATTCCTCGAAGATTACTTAGACGAACTTCAACTTGAATTATCGGAACAGAATGTCGAGCTTACCTTGAAAATACAATCAATTAATGCAGTTGCTTTGATCGACAGAGACAAACTCATTCGGGTAATGAACAACATTATCTATAACAGTGTGAAATATGCGGACAAAAGCAAGTGCCTGATTAATATTGACCTAAAAGATTCAGAAAATATGGTTGAAGTAGTAATAAGTGATAACGGACCTGGAATTCCTTTAGAAGAGATTTCAACCATCTTCAATCGATTCTATCGGGGCGACCCGTCACGAAATACCAATACAGGAGGAAGTGGGCTTGGTCTTGCTATCGCAGCGCAAATCATCGATGCTCATGGTGGTTCCATCTGGGCTGAGAGTACACAGGGTGAGGGGTTAACCATTCATTTCACCCTTAATAAACGAGAAGATGAAGGTGACGAACATGAGCAGAATCCTGATCATTGAGGACGAATTAAGTATTGCTGAGTTGGAACGAGATTATCTCGAAATTGAAGGTTTTACCGTAGAAATAGCTGCAGATGGAAAAAGTGGTCTTGAAACAGCATTGAACGACAATTTCGATCTCATTCTACTGGATTTGATGCTTCCCATTATGAACGGATTCGACCTCTGTAAACAAATACGGAAACAAACCGATATCCCTATCTTGATGGTAACGGCTAAGAATGAAGATATTGATAAAGTTCGTGGTCTTGGCTTAGGGGCTGACGATTATATCGTCAAACCATTCAGTCCTAGCGAATTAGTGGCACGGGTTAAAGCGCATTTATCACGGTATGTCCGTTTAATTGGCAAAAACACTCCTAAAGATGAAATTTATATCGGGGGTCTCCATGTCAATCAATCATCTAGACGTGTTTTTATGAACAAAAAAGAGATTCCCTTCACTACTCGCGAGTTCGATTTATTAACGTTTCTTGCGATGCACCCTAACCAGGTATTTAGTAAGGAACACTTATTTGAGAAAATTTGGGGACTTGAAGCGATGGGGGACACCGCAACTGTTACAGTTCATATAAGAAAAATCCGAGAAAAAATCGAAACGGACCCTACTAACCCAAAATTCATTGAAACAATCTGGGGGGCAGGCTACCGATTCAAAAAATAAGACATATTTTAGGGGTTGATCTAACGAGAGGTCAACCCCTATTTTCGGCACGAAAATAATTTAAGAAATATTTAAGAAAACGTTTAGGGGACGTTTAGACATAAAGGATATCCTTATTCACATAGGACGTTAAGGAGGTGAATGCGTTGCAGCTTTCAATTACACCCAAACGTTGGCTCTTGATTGTTCACATCATATTTGCCGCGATCATGCTTGGCAATATGGTGACCTTTCTTATCCTCAGTATTACTGCAGCAGCAACAGAAAATCCTGGTGTTGCAGAAGCCTGTTATCAGGCAATGAATGTGCTGTCGGGGACCTCGGTGGTAGCATCAACGATCGGAGCTACCGTTACAGGGATTTTTCTTTCCGTTTTTACCAAGTGGGGATTGTTTAACTACTACTGGATCATTGCTAAGGAGGGACTGACGTTACTCGCAATCGGCCTAAACTTATGGGCGATGCATGCTTGGACATTGGAAGCGATCAGCTTAACGAGTACGACTGATAATAGTTTGGATATTTTCGTTATACAATCAAAGCTGTTTATAGGAATCATCATTCAAATCCTATCACTCGTTATCATGTATGTGATTTCCGTATTTAAACCGTGGGGGAAACGAGTCGTTCGATCAGTATGACCTCAATGAGGGATTGTTTTTAAGAGGAGGAAGAGTTAGTGGGAAACGATCATTTATCAGGGAGGGTACAGCTGATACGCTGGGTTTTCACTGTACTTGCAGTGTTGTTCTTCAGTTGTGTTGTCATTCAAGTATTTCTAGCAGGTGTCGCGGTCTTTGTGGATTATGGACAATGGAATTATCATCGAAGCTTCATCCATTTCTTTGAGTTCATACCGGTTGTCATGTTACTGGTATCGTTTTTTGGTCGAATACCTAAGCACTTTCGTTGGCAGTGTGCAGCTTTATTCGCGATGATTATTTTGCAATATGTAACCACACAAGTATTAGGTAGTGTCCCGTATATATCAGCACTACACCCAATCATCGCACTGATCTTGTTTTGGAGATCGCTGGTCATGACACGAGAGGCTTTTCACTTAATGAAAAAAGGCAAATAAATTTTAAAGGAGTTGTTTGTTATGCATTGGGGATTTCATCCAATTGGGTTCATTTTCTTTATACTGCTTGTAGGGTTGTTGATTTCAAATATCATGATGCACAGACGCAAATACGGAAAATCTAATCGGGACTCTCATAATGCTCTATCAATCTTGGAGAATCGGCTCGCATCCGG encodes the following:
- a CDS encoding histidine phosphatase family protein, encoding MDDIVVIALFRHGVTKDNEQKAYCGWTDTPLSQAGRHRIQSMQQNYHLYFSSDLTRCTQTSNLLFPERTPIPLTELREMHFGQWEGKTFSELKNVPAYQDWISNPSGCSPPEGERFDQFTDRLHIGWSKIIGQLLHDQVRCAAVVTHGGVIRYLLSQFAPVQKAFWEWYVPHDKAYEFIFDKDALRRGERCTLLQEVPLTVNVNG
- a CDS encoding bifunctional adenosylcobinamide kinase/adenosylcobinamide-phosphate guanylyltransferase; protein product: MHFVTGGAFNGKRKWVIRTYQLADQENVNWISAYSDQSLLNDLYTVKESYIVLEGIEKWIKEMTVQHPTHECRDIWNETLNGWLGWEQAAKQRTLILIGTDITKGIVPLEEQNRIWRDVTGWCYQDTSLKSTRIDIIWYGINQKIK
- a CDS encoding cob(I)yrinic acid a,c-diamide adenosyltransferase is translated as MRIYTRTGDKGQTSLIGGRVDKDDVRVEAYGTVDEVNCFVGQAMTELDPVQFEDVLDDLEKIQHELFDCGGDLSNVSKKRAMKLTSESIAYLEKKIDRFIEEAPELERFILPGGTKPASSIHIARTVTRRAERFVVRLMKTDENVPEVPLKYLNRLSDYFFALGRVINYRLNVKDVEYIRSAKVFRGGKRKEDTTDEQ
- a CDS encoding ECF transporter S component, translating into MNSKKLSWLAMFMAMSAAGASLKIPAIVGSVALDSFPALVAAILLGLGPGIIVAGFGHLLSALIGGMPLGPFHLIIAIEMALLVWLFGMLYQKGKWLSASVSFILGNAFAAPLPFFFLMGQPFYTAIVSSLLIGSILNTGLAILAIPRLQSIFFGNLRKKEVRR
- a CDS encoding ATP-binding protein, encoding MRNTTILPLNSEESLIIASDNSGAIGEKEQDEVNVPYETIAYYAFRVAVMECMAAGGDPFAVILHNFCGNGSWNKLVSGVKKGLSELEIDKVKVTGSTESNFNLAQSAIGVIVLGKSSTRECQHIQFPIDTKFAVLGRPLVGDEVMTETDQVIPLSIMKSIFKMENTTAWPVGSKGILYELIKMNRVRNLSETSIQTDVDVLKSAGPSTCVIVGFREVEEQNLRAMTGELYHPLTIKMEE
- a CDS encoding ribonuclease H-like YkuK family protein — translated: MKNSLLSDQTMFFRNLTYTHLTFNEVIDHIKTFMNKEPLGNYRLMIGTDSHVYSLETVFITGIVIQRMGRGAWACFRKMKYPLPIENLHQKISLETALTEQVASLFDESIKTDLINIVLPHVYKGASFTVEGHLDIGKEKRNKTREFVAEMVARIEAHGIEAKIKPDSIAASSYANRYTK
- a CDS encoding aconitate hydratase; the encoded protein is MPLNVSQKLIKDHLVSGEMIPGQEIGLKIDQTLTQDATGTMVMLELEAMKLDRAKTEASAQYVDHNIIQEDSKNPDDHLFLQSATRRFGLYFSRPGNGVSHPVHMQRLAKPGKTLLGSDSHTCANGCMGMLAMGAGGIDVAMAIAGEPFYVKMPKVWGIKLTGELQDWVSAKDVIFELLRRHDVKGGVGRIIEYYGPGLKNLSAMDRHVIANMGAELGATGTVFPSDDEIKQFLKSQNRENDWIELVADEGAEYDLHEEINLSEIEPLIAKPSSPGNVVPVKEIAGEQIYQSYVGSSANPGYRDFAIPAEIVKGRKIADGISFDINPTSRQMLMDLVNDGHIASLLSAGARLHQAGCNGCIGMGQAPATGRNSLRTTPRNFPGRSGTREDSVFLCSPETAAASALTGKITDPRTLGFDYPKIKEPEKPTIDDEMLDNPLPPEEAQKVELIKGPNIASIPDMNRLPDELEIPVLLKMGDNISTDEILAGGARVLPYRSNLPEISKFTFEIVDDSYYDRAMEIQKEGHAIVGGYNYGQGSSREHAALAPRYLGLRVALVKDFARIHWQNLVNFGVLPLTFSQEADYEQLVQGDVIQLSDLRKQIKNGKELTVTVKGTNKEIKVTHALSERQVEIMLEGGLINWVKDRQG
- a CDS encoding DinB family protein — its product is MSDLISELEMLISTVPENVLSLTDVDYKPKPTKWSRKEILGHLCDSASVNYRRFVEMLISTEVIEIVGYQQELWVQANNYQDGYSIEETVDVWTSLNRQILKLLTDLNEEQWSLKCLTKDEGLVTLDWLVDDYLEHTHHHLDQIFADNNIQANL
- a CDS encoding cell wall metabolism sensor histidine kinase WalK gives rise to the protein MSIRKRLFISNTVMVVMPVIILIVLVFLVGVIFSDYRGFNDFHNGWQDGSQETDELDDQLFDQLIKTTSIDQEKLFDDQYLRSIEQQINIENGGIIIRKEEKLLYASDRIDSLSSKDLPPFGNEGYDPVAWFGQNQYSVKQHDFYFRDGSVGSIFLLNEAGSFIQFARSFFPLLFIGLLLILVLTNVLLSYLMSKSILKPVDKLSDAAAKISEGNLDFTIHASGKDELSRLVNSFDDMRARLKTSLELREQYEMNRKELIANISHDLKTPITSIRGYVEGIKDGVANTVEKYDRYLNTIQAKAQHMDHMIDELFLYSKLDLKRVPFHFEEVDIKAFLEDYLDELQLELSEQNVELTLKIQSINAVALIDRDKLIRVMNNIIYNSVKYADKSKCLINIDLKDSENMVEVVISDNGPGIPLEEISTIFNRFYRGDPSRNTNTGGSGLGLAIAAQIIDAHGGSIWAESTQGEGLTIHFTLNKREDEGDEHEQNPDH
- a CDS encoding response regulator transcription factor — its product is MSRILIIEDELSIAELERDYLEIEGFTVEIAADGKSGLETALNDNFDLILLDLMLPIMNGFDLCKQIRKQTDIPILMVTAKNEDIDKVRGLGLGADDYIVKPFSPSELVARVKAHLSRYVRLIGKNTPKDEIYIGGLHVNQSSRRVFMNKKEIPFTTREFDLLTFLAMHPNQVFSKEHLFEKIWGLEAMGDTATVTVHIRKIREKIETDPTNPKFIETIWGAGYRFKK
- a CDS encoding DUF6220 domain-containing protein gives rise to the protein MGNDHLSGRVQLIRWVFTVLAVLFFSCVVIQVFLAGVAVFVDYGQWNYHRSFIHFFEFIPVVMLLVSFFGRIPKHFRWQCAALFAMIILQYVTTQVLGSVPYISALHPIIALILFWRSLVMTREAFHLMKKGK
- a CDS encoding SHOCT domain-containing protein, producing MHWGFHPIGFIFFILLVGLLISNIMMHRRKYGKSNRDSHNALSILENRLASGEIDTDEYEKIKAILSN